The DNA region GGTCGAAACCGTCACCGGATACCAGAGGCGCAGCAGCAGGGTCTCGAGGTAAGACGGCAGCCAGTAGGCTTCGGGGTCCGTGGATTCGATCGTGACGAGCGCCTGGTGCGTCGGCACGACATGGCCTTCCGGAACGGCGCGTATACGTACAGGCAGGCGACCGCCGTGGACATCCACGATGCGGCGCCAGCCGTCTTCATTGAAAGGTTCGCCATGCGCGGCGAAGAAGTCGCGCGCCTCGTCGACATGGGCGTGGGTGACGATGCGCCCCAGCTGAGACTTGAGGATGGCCTGCAGGCCGAAAAACACCGTGCTCTCGTACGTGCCGCCGCGCGATTCCACGTAGAAGAACGTGGCGTCCGTCCCGGGCGGGTACTGCAGCCAGTGGCTGGCCTTGTAGCTGTCGGTGTCGAGAACGGGGTTGTCGAGATACGCGGTGCTGTGGGTCGTCATGACCCACAGCATACCTCCGGCGCGACTCAGGCCGCGGTATCCACCAGGACCAGTTCCGCATCGGTCGTCGCGGTGATGCTCAGGCGGGTCTCGTCGCGGATCGCGGCGCCATCGCCCTTGTTCAGCGCCTGGCCGTTGATCTGGACGCTACCGGCCGCCGGCACCATATACGCGTAGCGACCTTCGCCCAGCGCGTATTCCACCGTCTCGCCCGCCTTGACGCTGGCGCCCAGCACGCGGGCGTCGGTGCGGATCGGCAAGGCGTCGCCGTCGCCGGCCATGCCGCTGGCCAGGGTGACGAACTGGCCCGAGCGCTCGCCCTTCGGGAACGGACGGGTACCCCACGACGGCGCCTTGCGCTCGCCGTCCGGGATGATCCAGATCTGGAAGATCCGGGTGGCGTCCGGTTCGGCGTTGTACTCGGCGTGACGGATGCCTGTGCCGGCGCTCATGACCTGCACGTCGCCGGCTTCGGTACGGCCCTTGTTGCCCAGGCTGTCTTCATGGGTGATCGCGCCTTCACGCACATAGGTGATGATCTCCATGTCCGAATGCGGGTGCGCCGGAAAACCGGTGCCTGCGGCGATGGTGTCGTCGTTCCAGACGCGGAGCGCGCCCCAGCCCATACGTTTCTGATCGTGGTACGACGCAAACGAGAAGTGGTGCTTCGCGTCGAGCCAACCGTGGTTGGCGCCGCCGAGGCTGGCGAAGCTGCGGACGTCGATCATGTCGTGCTCCCCCGGGATTACCGGACTGGATGAGTGAATGGGTGTATTTTCCTCTTCCGCACGCGTTGCGGCGCATCGTTCACCGGAACGGATCGTTTCCCGGACGACCTCTTGAGGGTTGCAATCCGGGCCCCCGCGGCCCATCTGGAACGCATGGGCGGTCCGTCCGCCTCCCCACTTTCTGAGGTGTTCGCGGATGATTCCGTTTTCGGTGCTCGACCTGTCCCCCGTTGCCCGTGGCTCCAACCCGGGCGAATCGCTGCGCAACTCGCGCGATCTCGCCCGCCACGCGGAGTCACTGGGTTTCCACCGATACTGGCTGGCCGAGCATCACAACATGACCGGCATCGCCAGCGCGGCCACCTCGGTCGTGATCGGCTATATCGCGGAAGGGACGAGCACGATTCGCGTAGGCTCGGGCGGCGTCATGCTGCCCAACCATGCGCCGCTGGTGATCGCCGAGCAGTTCGGTACGCTGGCCTCGCTATACCCGGGTCGTATCGACCTCGGTCTGGGTCGCGCACCGGGCACCGATCAGGGCACGGCCCGTGCGCTGCGTCGCTCCATGGGGCCCAGCGACGACCGTTTCCCGGACGACGTGCAGGAACTGCAGATGTTCCTGGGCCCGCAGCTGCCTGGTCAGACGGTGCGTGCCGTGCCGGGCATGGATACCAACGTGCCGATCTGGTTGCTGGGTTCCAGCCTGTTCAGCGCGCAGCTCGCCGCGCACCTCGGCCTGCCCTTTGCCTTCGCCTCGCATTTCGCGCCCGACATGATGATGAAGGCGCTCGAGGTCTACCGGCACATGTTCCGTCCGTCCGCCGTGCTCGATAAGCCCTACGCGATGCTCGGCATCAACGTGGTCGCGGCCGACACGGATGAGGAAGCACGCAAGCTGTTCACCTCGCAACAGCAGGCGTTCTGGAATCTGCGTCGTGGCGCACCGGGTCTGTTGCCGCCGCCGGTGAATTCGATGGAGGGCGTGTGGACGCCGATGGAAAAGGCGCAGGTCGACCATGCGCTGTCGTGTGCCGTGGTCGGTTCGCCCGACAGCGTCCGCGACGGGCTCGAGGCGTTCATCGCGCGCACCGGTGCCGACGAGCTGATTATCACCGCCCAGATCTTCGATCACGAAGCACGCAAGCGCTCGTACAGCATCGTGTCCGCGCAGCACGCGGTGCTGGCCGCTCGCGCCGCGGCCTGAGGCTCACGTGCGCGTCGTCCTGGACACCAACGTCTGCCTCGACGCGTTCGTCTTCGGCGATCCGCGTGCCGCGACGCTGCTTGCGGCGATCGAGTCAGGCGACGTCGAGGCGGTGACGCGCGCGGATTGCCGCAACGAATGGCTGGCGGTGCTGGACTATCGGGCGTTGAAGCTGGAACAGGCGCGACGCATGGCGGCCGAGATGTTCTTCGATCGCCTCGTCGCGGTGTTGCCCACGGAAGTGCCCGCTGTGAAACCGCCCCGCTGCCGCGACCCGGACGACCAGAAGTTTCTCGAGCTGGCGATGGCATCCGGCGCCGCGGTGCTGTTCTCCCGCGACGCCGAGGTGTTGAAGCTCGGCAAGCGTACCGCGCGCGAAGGCTGGTTCCAGATCATGAAGCCCGAAGACTGGCAACGCACCCCGTAGGAGCGCGCCCCGCGCGCGAAAGCCCGTCTACCTCAGTCCACCGGCACCAGCGCGATAAAATTCCGCAAACTGTAATAAGCCTCATGCCTCGGCCATTCCACGGACGCGATCGCCTTGTGCCCCGCCGTCCATGGCTCGTTGTCGAGCAACACCTCGACCTGCGACTTACCGTCGCCCACGTTGCCGTAAAACACGCGAATCCAGTGCACGTCGTTCGTCAGCGGCGCGGTGGCGATCGCCGCCTCGAGAGCCGACAACCCGTCCTCCGGAATCTCCACTGGCGCATCCTGCTCACCACGCAGCGTGAAATCGCCGACGTAAACGGTAAACCGATGCGCGCCGGCGGTCAGCTCATGCACGGCCAGCTTACGCTTGTCGACCAGGTGCCAGCACGCGGCCAGCACGACGTAGAAATCGTTACGCGCGAAGCTGTCCAGCGCATCGCGGCAACCCGCTTTGCCCGTGCCGATGCCACCGAAGCTCTCTTCGATCGTGCGCTCTTCGTCCAGGACGATGTCGATGTCCAGGCGGCCCATGCCGCCATCCTTGCCTTCATGCCAGATGCCGCGCAGCGCGGGAAAGTCGTCGCCCTCGGTCAGCAGCCAGTCTTCGTCCGGCTCGAGGCCTACCTCGTGTTCGGCGAAAAGGTCGATCAGGTGGTTCTGGATAAGACGGTCCATGGTTCGTCCGTTCGGGGAATGGGGTAATTATGCGTCGTCGGCGAGCTTGCCGAGCGCGACAGCGGCTGCCGGATTGCGTTCCTTGGCGGCGGAAATGAAGAAGACGAAGGCATCGCGCGGCTGGCCGGACGCCTGCGGCTCGACGACATGCGGCAGGTCAGCCGGGTCGTCGCCTGCCGTCCACGCCGCCGCGTGGGCAGCCCATGCCTTCAGTTCCTTCGCAGGATAGCCGTGCTTCTCCCTGGCCCGGCTGCGCATGAGCCGCGCGTAGACGAAGGGGCCGGTCAGATCCGCGAATGAGGGGTGATCGGGAGAATCGGTGAACACAGTGGCGACGCCACGGTCCCGGGCCAGCGTCAGCCAGCGCTCGTCCATGAAGCTCTCGTGGCGCACCTCGACAGCGTGGCGTAATGCCACGCCCTCATGACGATCCGGCAGCACGTCGAGGAAGCCGGCGATATCGTCGGGATCGAACTTGCGCGTGGGCAGGAACTGCCATAGCACGGCTCCCAGCCGGTCACCCAGGCCGATGGCGCCATCGAGAAACCGCCCGATCCGCTCGCCCGTCGAGGCGAGGGCGCGACTCTGCACGATATGCCGCGGCGCTTTCACCGAAAACACGAAATCGTCCGGCGTTTCCGCAGCCCAGCGTCGATACGTGTCGATATCGGGCGATCGGTAGTAGGTACCGTTGATCTCGATGGCCGACACCTGCCTGCTGGCGTATTCGAGCTCCCGCTTCTGGACCAGCCCCTCCGGATAGAACGGCCCGCGCCAGGGCGCGAACGTCCAACCGCCCATGCCCGTATACAGGCGGCCCGGGGCCTTTTTCGTCGGTTTGGAACGTTTCGTCGCCATCGGGCGATGCTCGCAAGGCCATGGTGGAGAGCACGTCTTTACATGCGCCGGCGCATACGCTTCGGCGATACTGGGACGATGACACCCATCCGAATCATGACCGTCGACGATCATCCGCTCCTCCGTGAGGGGATCGCGGCCGTGATCGAAGGCCAGCACGGGCTCACCCTGGTGGCCGAGGCGGGTAGTGGTGAAGAAGCCATCGAACGCTACCGGGCGTATCGCCCGGACCTTACCCTCATGGACCTGCAGATGCCCGGTATCGGCGGCATCGCGGCGATCGAGGCGATCCGCGCCGAGTTCCCCGACGCCCGCATCCTGGTACTGACGACCTACCGCGGCGACGTGCAGGCACTGCGTGCGTTTCGCGCGGGTGCGCAGGGTTACCTGCTGAAGAGCGAGCTGCGCAAAGAGATGCTGACCACCATCCATCAGATCATGGACGGCAAGCGACGCGTGCCGGAAGAGATCGCCCAGGAAATGGCCGGTCATGCCGGGGACGATGAGCTCACGCCGCGCGAAACCCAGGTCATTACCCACGTGGCCCGCGGCGAGGCCAACCGCGATGTGGCCGCCTCACTCGGCATCGCCGAGGAAACGGTCAAGGCGCACATGAAGAGCATCCTGGCGAAGCTGCAGGCCAACGACCGCACCCATGCCGTCGCCATCGCGCTTCGGCGCGGCATCATCGAACTCTGAGGCGTCAGCCCGGGGACTATCCTTCGATGAATTTGATCTGAGAATCATTCGCACTTACGATGGCCGCTTTTCCGCACGCCCGGTGGCCCTCTCGTTATGACCGCTCGCCCGCGCCGCTTTCGTGCCTGGCTGAAAACGCTGCACCTCTGGCTCGGGCTCACGCTGGGCCTGTTGCTGGCGCTGGTGACTCTGTCCGGCAGCGTGCTGCTCTTCGAGGAGCCGCTGTTCGTCGGCAGCCATCCCGCGCTCGCCGACCGGCCCCTGCCCGACCTGGCCAGTCAGGGGCATGGGCTTTCGGCCATCCTCGCTTCACCCGCGGGCAAGGGCATGCGCGGCGTCTCGCTGCCCGACGCCGAACTTCCCGTGTGGGAAGCCCAGGAACGCGGCGGTAATCGCGCGTACTACGACGCAGGCACGGGCGAGCTGCTGCTGAAGCGCAAGCTCGCTGGCGATCCCCTGCTGATGCTGCTCGACTGGCACACGCACCTGCTCACGGGCGAGGTCGGTGAAACCGTGCTGGGCGTGGTCGCCTTCACGGGCCTTTTCATGCTTTTCTCCGGAGTGTGGCTGTACTGGCCGGGCCGCCAGCGCGCGATCAGGCATCTGCAGCCGCACACGAATCCGCCCACCCTTCGCTGGGCAAGCTTCCACCGTGCGGTGGGTGTCATCGCCCTGCCCCTGCTCATCGTGATGATCGGTACCGGCACCACGATGGCTTACCGCGGCGCCGTGCGTAACGGTCTCGCCGCCGCCTTCAGCGAGCCGGCGCGCCCGAAACCACCGAAGGTCGCCCCGGCCTCCGTAAGCATCGACTGGGCCCGCGTGCTCGTGGCGGCGCAGGCCGCCGCGCCGGATGCCGTGATCACCCGCCTGATCCTGCCGTCGAAGGAAAGCGGTACCGTGGTGGCCCGTATCCGCCGTCCCGGGGAATGGAATCGCGCCGGCCGCAGCTCGCTGTGGATCGACCCTGCCACGGCGACCGTGCTGGGCGGCGACGATGCGACGAAGCTGGGGCCAGGCGGCCGCCTGGCCAACGCGTTGTTCCCGATCCATTCCGCCGCCGTGGGTGGCTTGCTCTGGCGCGTCGTTGCCTGTTTCACCGGCCTGCTGCCGATGTTTCTGCTGGTGACGGGGTTTCTGTTCTGGCGGGCACGTCAGCGAAGGCCTAAAGCCAGGGACCGGTAAGCCGCGGCACCGCGCATTCCGTGCCATCGCCGCGACAGAATCCCGCCCCTCCACGGTCCCGCGCGGCGCCCTATCCTGCGGATCTCCAGTCCCAGGGAATCACACCATGCGCCGCACCCTGTCCGCCCTCGCCGCCTGTATCGCCCTGCCCGCCTCCGCGGCCATGAACCCGGCGTGGACCGAGCCGGTCGCGCCGCATGTCATCTATGGCAACACGTACTTCGTCGGCACCAGGGGACTGTCCTCGATCCTGATCACCTCACCGCAGGGCCATGTGCTGATCGATGCGACGCTGCCGGAGAACGCGACGCTGGTTGAAGCCAATATCCGCAAGCTCGGCTTCCGCATCGAGGACATCAAGCTGATCCTCAACTCGCACGCGCATGCCGATCACGCGGGCGGTATCGCCAGGCTGGCGCGCGATACCGGCGCACCGGTGCGAGCCACGGCGGCGGCCGCCAGGGAACTTGCTCTTGGCGGCAACGACGTGGACGATCCGCAGCATGGGGAAGCACCCTTGTATCCCGCGGTAGAAGCGAAGGGAGACATCGTGGAAGGCAGCGTCGTCCGCGTTGGCTCACTCACGCTGACGGCGCACCTCACGCCGGGACACACGCCGGGAGGCACGGCGTGGACATGGCAATCGTGCGAGGGCGCGGCCTGCAAGCAGATCGTGTTCGCGGATAGTCTCGGCGCCTTCGCCGCGGACGGCTATCGCTTTGCGGATCATCCCGCGTATGTCACGGCTTACCGGCTATCCATCCAGCGCCTCGGGGCGTTACAACCGTGCGATGTGCTGCTCGCGCCGCACCCGGAACAGGCCGAAGGCAAGACCTGCGCCACCTACGCCGATGCAGGCAGGCGGAAACTGGAAGAGCGCCTGGCGAAAGAGACGGCTCACTGACGCTGCATCTCCGTCGCCACTTGCCGCAGGGCCGTTACACCTGCCGCGTCAGCATCGATGCGATGCGCGCGTCTTTCTCCGCCCAGAGCTCGTTGACCCATGTCTGAAAGCGCTCGCGGAACACGGCATCGCCTTCGTAATCGCCGCGCATGGCGGACGGGATGGGGATGCGACGGATGTGGATACGAATCTCGCGGATGCGTCCCGCGATCATGTCCATCATCGAGGTCGGACCATCGGGGTAAACGATGGTCACATCGAGAATCTGCCGTATCGCATCGCCCATCGCGTCGATGACGAACGCGACGCCACCCGCCTTGGGACGCAGCAGATGCTTGTACGGCGAACCCTGCGCGTCGTGCTTCGCCGGCGTGAATCGCGTGCCTTCGGTGAAGTTCATGATCGCGACCGGCAGGTGACGGAACTTTTCGCACGCGCGACGCGTCGCCTCGCGATCCTTGCCGCGCAGCTCCGGCCTGGCCTCGAGTTCCTGGCGTGAATGACGCTTCATGAAGGGGAAATCGAGCGCCCACCAGGCGGGTCCGAGCAGCGGCACCCAGATCAGCTGGCTCTTCAGGAAGAAGCGCATGAACGGAATGCGGCGGTTGAACACTTTCTGCAGCGCCGGAATATCGACCCAGCTCTGGTGATTGCACACGACCAGATAATTCTCACGTGGACTGAGGTCCTGGTCGCCCTCGACCAGCCAGCGCGTGCGAGTGAATACGCCGAACATCCAGCCATTGAAGCCAAGCCAGCTCTCGGCGATCCACACCAGCATTCTCGAAACGCCCCGGCGCAGGACCTGCAAGGGCAGGATCAGGCGCACCAGCGTCAGCAGGAACAACGGCGTCACATGCAGCACCGTGTTGGCGAGCAGCAGCACGCAGGCGAGGGGTATGCGCAGGAAGGCGGGAAGCGAGGCGAGCATGAAGGGCCGGCTTGGTGGAGATGGCGCAGTTTACAGGGTCGGCGCGCTCATTGACCCGCCAGCTTGCGGGTGACCGAATCCAGGCTCTGTTTCACGCTGTCGATTCCCTCCCAGGGGTCTTTCTTCAGTCGGGCCAGCCGCTTAGGTGTGGACCGGATGTCGAACGCCGCGCCTGAACGCACCTTGCCAAGCTCCTCCCAGCGCAGCGGTACCGCCACGGGGGCGCCGGTCCGCGACCGTAGCGAGTACGACGCCACGGCGGTGGCGCCGCGCCCGTTGCGCAGATAATCGACATAGATCCGGCCTTGCCGGAATCGCTTGGTCGCGGTGGCGACGAACTCCAGCGGATGCAGCGCGGCGAGCGCTTCGGCAAACCCGCGTGCGAAAGCCTTCACTTCCTTCCACGGCACGCCGGGATTCAGCGGAACAACGACGTGAAGGCCCTTGCCTCCTGTGGTGCGAACGAACGACACCAGTCCGAGGTCGGCAAGGAAACCGCGCGTCATCCGTGCCGCGGCCACGACGCGCGACCACGCGACGTCGTCACCCGGGTCAAGGTCGAACACGACGCGATCCGCCACATCGGGACTGTCGACGTGCGAGCCCCAGGGGTGAAACTCCACGGCGCCGAACTGCAGCAGTTCCATGACGCCCGTCTCGTCACGTGGATACAGATAGACCGCCTGCGCACCCGTCTCCTCCTTGAGCTTCGCCTGACCCGTATGTTCGAGGCCGGCCACCATGTGCTTCTGAAAGAAACACGGTGAATCGATGCCGCCGGGACAGCGGATGGTCGAGGTCGGGCGGTCATGGATGCCGGGCAGCAGCCATGGCATGACGTGCTTGTAGTAGTCGACGACGTCCTGCTTGCTGATCTTGTCAGCGGGAAAGACGAGACGGTCCGGATGGGTGATGGTAATCGTCCTGGCGGGAGCGGGTTTCGACGCCGCCTTCTTCCCGGTTCGCTTCGTCGTCTTGTCGGCACTGCGTTTTTCCGACGACGCGCGATCGCTGTCGCCCAGATCCTCGACGGACTTGTCGACGCGCAGGGCCTTGAGGCTAGGCTGACGCAGAAGTGTCTTGTTGCCGATGCCGCGGAAATAGACTTCGGCGACGACAGCGGGCTGGACCCATAACGCGCCACGCAGCATCGGGTCGATGTTCTCGATGCGCACCCCGGGTTTTTTCGTGCCGCCTCTGGCCAGCGTGTCGCCGAGGTCGCGCAGCATCGCATCGGTAAAACCCGTGCCCACGCGCCCTGCGTAGGTCCAGCTTCCTTTTCCGTTCGGTCGCGCGAGAAGCAACGATCCGAACGCAAGTCGCGAGCCCTTGGCCGGCGTGTATCCGACGACGGCGAACTCGTCGCTCTCCAGCCGTTTGATCTTCTGCCAGTCGTCGCCGCGCCCGCCGTGGTAACCCCCGTCGACACGTTTGGCGATGATGCCTTCGAGCTTCTGCTCCATCGCCATGGCGAAGACATCGTCGCCATGGCCCACGGTATGCGAGCTGAAACCAAGGTGGGCGGGTGCATGAGCGAGCAGGCGCTGAAGGAGTGCCTTACGCTCGATCAACGGCACGCGACTCAGGTCGTGTCCCTGAATAAAGGGGAGGTCGAACAGCATGTAGACCAGCGGCGCCTGCGCCTCACCGGACAGCGTGCGCTGCAGCGCGTTGAAGTCACTGCGGCCTTCGCCATCCAGTGCGATGAGTTCGCCATCGAGGCGCGCGCTGTCCAGGCCGAGCGCTTCCAGCGCCTGCACGATCTCGGGCAGGCGCTCGTTCCATGGCAACCCGTTACGCGACCACAGCCTTGCCTTCCCCTTGAGCAGTGTCGCAACGATGCGATAGCCGTCCCACTTGACCTCGTGCAGCCACGCGTCGCCCTGCGGTGGCACCTCGCGCAGACGCGCAAGCTGAGGAGCGAAGAAGTCGCCGGACGCCTTTGCCTTGCGTGAGCCGTCGAGCGCCACCGCCGCCGTCGTCAGCACGGCCGTGGACACCTTGCGGACCTTCGGGACGACCTTGTCGCGAGCCGTGGACCGGGCGGCCGCACTGCGCTTCGCCGGGGTCTTCGCGGCACGACGCGTGCTTTCGCGCATCGTCGCATCGAGCAGGTCGTCGGCTTCGACATCGCCGGCATACGCGTCCTCGGCCTTGATCAGGAACCATGCGGGCTGGCGTTCCTTCCTGCCGCTGCGTACCAGGTGCCACGTTCCCTTGAGCCGTTCGCCGAACAACTCGAACACCAGATGTCCCTTGTGCAGCTGAGCCTCGGCGTCGCCACGGGTTGCCCATACGCCGCGGTCGAAAAGATCGACATGACCCTTGCCATACCCTTCGGCGATATCGCCTTCGAAGTCCGCGTAAGACACCGGGTGATCCTCCACCTCCACGGCGAGGCGCTTCACCTTCGGGTCATAACTCGGGCCCTCGGGCACGGCCCAGCTGCGCAGCGTATCGCCTACCTGCAGACGAAAATCGAAGTGACGACGTGAAGCATGGTGCAGCTGGACGACGAAGATGGCACGTCCGGCGCGAGCGGAGCCTTCGGGAGCCGGCTCGCGCGTACGTCCGAAGTTTCGCTTGCGCTTGTACTCGTGCAGGCTCATCCCGCGATCATTGATGAGGTGCGGTGAATGCGCCGTGGAGCGGGCAGGGCGCCGACATCCCATTTTCAGAATCGCCGTATGGGGTCCGGTCGGTCTGACAGGCAGAGTGGCCGGGCCCATTCCCGAGCGAGTCCCCTCATGTGCTCCTGCCCCTGCCGCGCCTCCTTTCTCGCCGTCGTCATGGCCGTCGCCGCGTCCACCATACCTGGGATGGCATCGGCAGGTTGCATAACGCATCCATCGCAGGGTGTCGGTCAGGCCCTTTCCTTCGGGACGGTATCCGTGCCGGCCGGGACCGCGCGCGGTACGGTGCTCGCGGAGAAGAGCACAGCCGCGTGGAACGCACCCCAGTTCAAATGCATCAAGCCGACGCGTACGGGCAGCCTGGCCTTGTTCGGCTCACCCAGTGCCCTGGGCGACAACATCTATGAAACCAACGTGCCCGGTGTCGGCATCCGGGTCTATTTCTTCAACAGCAGCTACGGTGAGCGTGTCCTTCCGGAGCGCGAATTCATCCCCTGGACCTTCAAGGGTCAGCTGTCGAACGCTCACTTCCGCGTGCAGCTGATCAAGACGGGCGAGGTCACCACGGGCGGTAACCTGTCTACCGGGACGCTGGCACGTGCCGGATACGACGACCAGTCTCAGGTCTGGGTCGATCTTATGGACGCGCGTATCGAGCCGCAACGACCGACCTGCGCCTTTGCCTCCAGGCACCTCGTCTTCGCACTCGGCAATGTCGACGCACGCGATCTCAAGCTGGCGGGCAGCAGTCACTGGGCGACGCAGTCGCTTGTCGTTACAGGATGCACGAACGCCACGCAGATGCTGATGAGTTTTACCGGCACGCCCGACGCCAACGAGGCGTCGCTGTTCAAGCTGAGCGGCTCGGGGGCGGCGACAGGCGTCGCCATCGAGCTACGCAGCGACGACCCCGACGCCCAGGCCCTCCCCAATAACCCGACTCCGCTCGTCCTGCCTGTCCGCACGGAAGGGCAGCAGCTGGGGTTTCGGGCGCGGTACCGGACGACGGGGGCGGACATCGCTCCCGGTGTCGCCAATGCTCACATCACCGTCAATGTGGCTTATCGCTGAGGTCGAAACCGCCAGGAGCCACGTCCAGAGTTGTCGATCAGGTCGTGCCATCGCTAGGCTGCGGTTTCGACCGCCAAAAAGCCCACCGACATGCGCCGTTCCGACGTCCCTTCGATCCTTCTGCCGCGCCGCCGGTTTGTGCAGGGGCTGACTACGGCGGGCGTCGGTCTCGGGTTGGGATTGATCCGGCCAGCCTGGGCCACGGAGCCGATGTCGCCGGCGTCGTTATTGGCCGGCAACGCCATGGACCTGGAGATTCGCGAAGCTTCCGCGGACTTCACGGGCCGGGCGCGCCGTGCGGTAACGGTCAACGGCGGCGTTCCGGGTCCCACCTTGCGCTGGAAGGAAGGCGAGACCGTCAGCCTGCACGTGCAAAACCATCTCGACAGGACGTCATCGATCCACTGGCACGGTTTGATCGTGCCCGCCCATCAGGACGGCGTGCCTGGCATCAGTTTCGACGGCATCCCGGCAGGATCCAGCTTCACCTATCGCTTTCCGGTCCGGCAGTCGGGTACGTACTGGTACCACGCGCACAGTCGATTTCAGGAACAAAGCGGCCTCTATGGCGCGATCGTCATCGAGCCGAAAGAGGGTGAGCGTCACGTCGCCGATCGGGACTATGTTCTCCTGATCAGCGACTGGACCGACGAAGATCCCGAACGCGTCTATGCAAAGCTGCGGACCCGAAGCGACGTCTACAACTACGGACAGCCGACGCTATCCGATTTCCTCCGGGATGCACGCGCCAAAGGCCTGGGCGAGGCCGCGTCGATGCGCAGCATGTGGAATCGCATGCGCATGAATATGAGCGACCTTGCCGACGTATCCGGCGCGACCTACACGTACCTGGTGAATGGAGCGACTCCGGCGGCCAACTGGACAGGTCTGTTCCGGCCCGGCGAGCGCGTGCGCCTACGGCTCATCAACGGTTCGTCCAATTCGATTTTCGACCTGCGTATTCCCGGGCTGCGCCTGCGTGTGATCGCAGCCGATGGTCAGGACGTCGAGCCCGTGCTCGTGGATGAATTGCGACTCTCGGCGGCCGAGACCTATGACGTTATCGTGGAGCCGGGCGACGATCGCGCCTACACGATCTTCGCTCAGTCCATCGATCGCTCAGGCTACGCGCGCGCCACGCTTGCGCCGCGAGAAGGTATGGCGGCCGCCGTACCGCCGCTCGATCCGCGCCCACGGCTGGCCATGCGCGACATGATGGGTTCGATGGGGGATGACGCCGCCGATGACAGCGGCATGGTCATGGCTCACCACGCGCGTTCCGAGTATGGAGCCGGCGTGGACATGCGCGTGGACATGCCGCGCACCAACCTGGACGACCCGGGCGTCGGCCTGCGCGATCGTGCGCATCGCGTCCTGACCTATGCGGACCTGCATACCCTCGGCGGCGCGCTCGATACGCGCGAGCCCTCGCGTACGATCGAACTTCACCTTACCGGCAACATGGGACGCTTCATGTGGTCGTTCGATGGCCTGAAATATTCCGAGGCGAAGCCGGTGCATTTCCGCTCGGGCGAGCGTCTTCGCGTGACGCTGGTCAACGACACCATGATGAATCACCCCATTCATCTGCATGGCATGTGGAGCGAGATCGAATCTCCCGACGGCGCGTTTCAGGTACGCAAACACACCGTCAACATCCAGCCCGCGCAGCAGGTGAGTTATGCGGTGACGGCGGACAACCCCGGACGCTGGGCGTTTCACTGTCACATGCTCTATCACATGGAAGCGGGCATGTTCCGCGAAGTGGTGGTGTCATGACGTGGCGTGCCGCGCTGGTGGCGCTGGCGATGATGCCGGGTATCGTCGCGGCCCA from Luteibacter mycovicinus includes:
- a CDS encoding DUF72 domain-containing protein, which gives rise to MATKRSKPTKKAPGRLYTGMGGWTFAPWRGPFYPEGLVQKRELEYASRQVSAIEINGTYYRSPDIDTYRRWAAETPDDFVFSVKAPRHIVQSRALASTGERIGRFLDGAIGLGDRLGAVLWQFLPTRKFDPDDIAGFLDVLPDRHEGVALRHAVEVRHESFMDERWLTLARDRGVATVFTDSPDHPSFADLTGPFVYARLMRSRAREKHGYPAKELKAWAAHAAAWTAGDDPADLPHVVEPQASGQPRDAFVFFISAAKERNPAAAVALGKLADDA
- a CDS encoding LLM class flavin-dependent oxidoreductase, coding for MIPFSVLDLSPVARGSNPGESLRNSRDLARHAESLGFHRYWLAEHHNMTGIASAATSVVIGYIAEGTSTIRVGSGGVMLPNHAPLVIAEQFGTLASLYPGRIDLGLGRAPGTDQGTARALRRSMGPSDDRFPDDVQELQMFLGPQLPGQTVRAVPGMDTNVPIWLLGSSLFSAQLAAHLGLPFAFASHFAPDMMMKALEVYRHMFRPSAVLDKPYAMLGINVVAADTDEEARKLFTSQQQAFWNLRRGAPGLLPPPVNSMEGVWTPMEKAQVDHALSCAVVGSPDSVRDGLEAFIARTGADELIITAQIFDHEARKRSYSIVSAQHAVLAARAAA
- a CDS encoding DUF6348 family protein; the protein is MDRLIQNHLIDLFAEHEVGLEPDEDWLLTEGDDFPALRGIWHEGKDGGMGRLDIDIVLDEERTIEESFGGIGTGKAGCRDALDSFARNDFYVVLAACWHLVDKRKLAVHELTAGAHRFTVYVGDFTLRGEQDAPVEIPEDGLSALEAAIATAPLTNDVHWIRVFYGNVGDGKSQVEVLLDNEPWTAGHKAIASVEWPRHEAYYSLRNFIALVPVD
- a CDS encoding pirin family protein — its product is MIDVRSFASLGGANHGWLDAKHHFSFASYHDQKRMGWGALRVWNDDTIAAGTGFPAHPHSDMEIITYVREGAITHEDSLGNKGRTEAGDVQVMSAGTGIRHAEYNAEPDATRIFQIWIIPDGERKAPSWGTRPFPKGERSGQFVTLASGMAGDGDALPIRTDARVLGASVKAGETVEYALGEGRYAYMVPAAGSVQINGQALNKGDGAAIRDETRLSITATTDAELVLVDTAA
- a CDS encoding putative toxin-antitoxin system toxin component, PIN family, which encodes MRVVLDTNVCLDAFVFGDPRAATLLAAIESGDVEAVTRADCRNEWLAVLDYRALKLEQARRMAAEMFFDRLVAVLPTEVPAVKPPRCRDPDDQKFLELAMASGAAVLFSRDAEVLKLGKRTAREGWFQIMKPEDWQRTP
- the bla gene encoding subclass B3 metallo-beta-lactamase: MRRTLSALAACIALPASAAMNPAWTEPVAPHVIYGNTYFVGTRGLSSILITSPQGHVLIDATLPENATLVEANIRKLGFRIEDIKLILNSHAHADHAGGIARLARDTGAPVRATAAAARELALGGNDVDDPQHGEAPLYPAVEAKGDIVEGSVVRVGSLTLTAHLTPGHTPGGTAWTWQSCEGAACKQIVFADSLGAFAADGYRFADHPAYVTAYRLSIQRLGALQPCDVLLAPHPEQAEGKTCATYADAGRRKLEERLAKETAH
- a CDS encoding PepSY-associated TM helix domain-containing protein, encoding MTARPRRFRAWLKTLHLWLGLTLGLLLALVTLSGSVLLFEEPLFVGSHPALADRPLPDLASQGHGLSAILASPAGKGMRGVSLPDAELPVWEAQERGGNRAYYDAGTGELLLKRKLAGDPLLMLLDWHTHLLTGEVGETVLGVVAFTGLFMLFSGVWLYWPGRQRAIRHLQPHTNPPTLRWASFHRAVGVIALPLLIVMIGTGTTMAYRGAVRNGLAAAFSEPARPKPPKVAPASVSIDWARVLVAAQAAAPDAVITRLILPSKESGTVVARIRRPGEWNRAGRSSLWIDPATATVLGGDDATKLGPGGRLANALFPIHSAAVGGLLWRVVACFTGLLPMFLLVTGFLFWRARQRRPKARDR
- a CDS encoding response regulator, with product MTPIRIMTVDDHPLLREGIAAVIEGQHGLTLVAEAGSGEEAIERYRAYRPDLTLMDLQMPGIGGIAAIEAIRAEFPDARILVLTTYRGDVQALRAFRAGAQGYLLKSELRKEMLTTIHQIMDGKRRVPEEIAQEMAGHAGDDELTPRETQVITHVARGEANRDVAASLGIAEETVKAHMKSILAKLQANDRTHAVAIALRRGIIEL